CCCCGGCGGGCACAGCGACTACTTCACCCCCGGCACCGCCTCCCTGCGCAACCTGGCTCTCATCACCCTCGGCAGGGCGGCGGAGGTATCGCATGGCGGAGCCGCTCGCGCGCCGGCCGCTGGGCCTGGCACGTGGAGAGGATGTCCACCTACCCGGTCTCGGCGCCCTGTCCTGGATCTTCCAGGCGCTGGCCCTGTTCTTCTTCGTGATTCGCGCTGCTGACCGCGTGCAGCCCTCTCCTCCTGCGGGTACGGCCCGGCGTCGCCGTCGCCGCGATGGTCGCCACGGTGGCGGTCGTCGACGTGGCCCGCTTCGTCCTCGGCGCTCCCCGAGCAGGTCGGCTGGCTGAACCTGCTCGCCGGGTGGCTGCCCTGCTGCTGCGCGAGCCGCTGGCCGCCCTGATGCGGCGGCCCCGGCTCTGGGCGGATGAGACGGGGATCCGCTGCCTGGCCTACGTCGAGGACCGGCGGCGGGACTCGGCATGGTCGGCACCCCGCATCCGGCCTTGATCGGTGCCGCCAGGACGACTAGCCTGATCGCCGTGCTGCCGGAAGGCGGGGCCGAGGCGATCGCGTCACGCGGGAAGAGCCCCGACCACGACGAGCTGCTCGACCACGCCGCCATGGAGTTTGGGACCGACTGACGATGAGCGCGGAAGAGGATTTCAAGCAGGTCGGCGCCGAGCTGGCCGACCTGGGTGTACGGATCTCCAGGATGATGGGGAGTCCCGCGCTCAAAGATCAGGCGGGGAAGGTGTTCGCGAGCCTGCAGCGCGACGGCGCGATGGTGTTCCGGCTGGTCAGGGACACCCCCGAACACACAGCCGCGCTCCAGCTGGCCGGGGCGTCCCTGTTTGACCCCTCGGGGCAGGGCAGGGCGATAAAGGACTGGGTGGTCGTGCCCCACTCCTCGGCCGAGAAATGGACGGATCTGGCCGAGGCCGCCCTCAGCCGCCCACGCTGATCAGTAGGCCACGTCGACGGTGTGGCGGTGGGTGCCTGAGTCGGGCAGAACGCGGAGCACGGCGTCGGCGAGGTCGGCGCGGGCGATGGTGGAGCCGCCGCGCACCGCGTCGTCGATCCGCGTGCGGTAGTCGCCGCGCGCGGGGCGGTGTCGAGCAGGCGCGGCAGGCGCACGATCGTCCAGTCGAGCGGGGCAAAAGACCAGGTCAGCGGCTAGATGACCTGGTCTGGGTAGCGCCCTGCAGGATTCGAACCTGCGACCGTCGGATGAGAAGCAAGATCGTTTGCTGATTCGTGGTGTCAGTCAGTGTCGGTCCGTCCCGCGCTGGGTTGATTTCAGTGTCCGACCGCGACGGGACCTGTCAGTACGTTCCGGGGCGGACGAGCACGGGCCGAGCACGGCTGACCCACCGGTGCACATCACGCGTCCGTGTCACTGATGTGTACGAGCAACATGGCCAACGCCGTGAAGTATCAGGTCAGCTCTGTGTGATGAGTTTTGATGCGGTACAAGGTGAAGCCACCTCCGTTCCGCAGGAGCGGCCGCGACCCGTGCCGCTGGGGACAATCGATGGAGCGTCATCAGCCGGTGGCGCGACAGGGAGGGTAAGAGAGTCATCCTGCGCAAGGAGTAACCGAGCGATGACCCGCTCCGATCCCGGCCATGTCTCCAGCGTCCTCGCGCTGCTGGATGATCTGGCGGCCTTACAGCGAAGCAACGCCGACGGCGTGATCTTCAGCGAGATCGTCTTTACCGAGCCCGGAGCGGTCATCACCGCACGTTGGCCTGACGGCTAGACGAGTAAGTCCTAAGTCGGGTTAGTGGTCATAGGCGATCAGTGACCGGGTGACGGGCTGGCCGGTAGCGCGGTTGTGCCAGATAGCGGCGGTCAACGCCAAGATGCGCTGGGCGATGCGCGCGCCGACCCCCTCAGGGCTGCGTCCGCCGTGGAGTTCCAGGTCGAGTTGGCCTTTGAGGGTGTCGTTGACCGATTCGATGAGCTGGCGGATGGGTTTGAGGAGCTGCTCGCCCGGGCGGGGTGTGCGGTTGCGGTAGGACGGCCGCAGCAGCCGCACGCCCCGTTCGGCCAGGTAGTGGTCCAGTTCGGCCGAGACGTAGCCCTTGTCGGCGATGATCAGCAGCCCGGGTCGGGTGGCGAGCAGATGCGGGTCGTGGTCCAAGACGGCCATCAGCACCTGCCGTTCGTCGATCTTCGGGGTGGCCAGGGCCCAGGTGATCGGCAGTCCGGCCGGGGTGCAGACCAGGTGCAGCCGCAGACCCCAAAACCAGCGGGAGTGGGAGCGGCAGTAGCCGTAGCCGGCCCAGCCGGCCAGGTCCGAGCGCTGCGTGGTGGGGCGGGAGCGGCCGCATTCGACCGGGGTGGAGTCGACCACCCAGACCGGGTCGGCCCACAGATCGGTGTCGAGGGCCAGGGCCCGGATGGCGCGCTGGAGCAGGGGCAGGGCCGCGCGGAGCCGTTTGTTGTAGCCGGATTGGCCGGGCAGGTAGGGGAAGGCGCCGGGCAGGTGCCGGGGGACGAACCGCAGCCAGCGGGCCTCGGAGCCGATCCCGAGCAGGACTTGGGCGACCGCTAAGGTCAGCAGTTCGGCGTCGGTCAGCTTGGGTGGGCGGCCGAGGCGGGGCGCTTTGCCGAGCCAGTCGTCGATCTTCACGTACAGTGCGGTGAGAAGGGTGTTGAGGTCTGTCGTCACAAACGGATCATCAACACCCTTCGTCGTTCCCGCAGCCGAAACGACTTAGGACTTACTCGTCTAGGTGCGCAGCGCCACTGTGAACCTGGACGTCAGCCGTGAGCAACTGCGATCGGCCTTTCTGCCTCACGCACTGCGCCCTGAGTTCGATCATCACAATGACACGTTCTGGGTACCGCAGGACAGTGACCCACCCGCACTTCACTACGCATGGATGCTCGCCGACATCGCCGCCTACCCAGATGCGTGGCAGGGCTATCAGGTCGGTCGGGCCAATCGAGTATTCCTGGCCCGCATCACCACCGACGGCCTTCGACGAGCCCACGTTCTTGTGCGCGTCAACGGTGGAGACGGCCACGAGGAGGAAATCGACATCGCCTGCGGCGCAGAACCCGATGTCGGGCTTGGGTACAGCATCGTCGATCGTGCAAGCCGGTCGAGTTCGTAGTCGTCGCTGCGCTTGCCGCCGTGGTGCGCCCCAGACCGTCAGCAGGCGTCAGTTCCATGGCCGGAATTCTCCGTATCTCGGCTGGACCCGAGGCCAGGCTCCCTGCGCTTAGGGGCCTGTTCAGAAGTGGATCAAGGTCTATCGACGAGCTTGATGAGGTGTCGGGCGGTGCCGATAGGGTCGACGATCTGAACTCGACCGCGTGGGCGCAGGTAGACACGGTTGGCGCGGGAGCCGTTGGGCGTTCACGGTGGCCTTCCGCGACGGGGCGAGGCGCGGCCTGGAGCCTGGCGTCATCTCCGCGATCGGCGCATGACCGGGCGCCGATCGGGGTGAACGGGACGCTGACCAACTCCGCCACCTTCTACCCGTTCGGGCCGTTCGAGAGCGGGAAACGCGGCCAAGCCCCCAGCCGTCTGGGTCGATTCACCCGCCGCACATCCGCCGGCCACCGCGAGGGCGACCTAAGGTGAAGGGAGACGGTGCATCAGCACCGCCGGGCGAAACGGGGTGGCGGGCATGGAGCTACGCCAACTCCGTTAACTTCGTGACGCTGGCCTGACAGCAACCGGCTCTGACGAAAGGAGCCGACCGTGCTTGACAAAACCGTACTGATCATTCGATTTCACTCGCTGGGCGGTGAAGACATCTCCATGATCAGTGGAGATTTCGACGGAGAACAAGGGGCGTTGGAAGTGATCGCTCGCGCTCTTGACGAGCGGCGCAGCCTGGTGTTGACCCGGGCCCGGTACGACCGTGAGACCGAGATGAATGGCGTGGTCATCAACCTGGCCAACGTGGTGTTGGTACGAGTGTCGAAGACGGACAGCGCCGAGGCGGGGCAGTACCTGTAGCGGGAAAACCCTTAGCGGACCGATCATCATGCAAGCCCTGCAGGTTGCCTGTCAGTCCAAGCGCCGCTGAGCGACTACAGCAGGATGCGTTTGCGCCTTGCCTGCCTGGGATGGAGCTGGACTCTGGCGAGTTCGTGCAGGGCTCGCAAGGCACCGGTCTGCCTGGCCAGGACAAGAGCCTGACGGGCCGTTTCGACCGCCCGCTCGCGCTCGTGGGCATCGGCGTACGCATGGGCCATGCGAGCCATGGCATAGGCGGTAGCGTAAGTCGACAGCGCCTTCGGCGGTTCCTGTTCCAGGATCTCGATCGCGCTCCGGGCGTAGCCGAGGTCGACGAGACACCCGACGCACAGCGTGTTGTGGGCTTCGATGGAACAGTCGAACCGGTAGCGCGTGTCGTCGCCCGGTTCCGCGAGTGACTGAGCGGACTCCTCCAGGCGCCGGCGGCACATGTCCCGGTCCCCGGCGAGGGCGTGACCTTGCGCTTCATGATGCCGGGACAGTGCGTCCATCCGCGGGGGGAGGTTGACGCGTTCACGGGCGGCGACGGCGAGGTCGACGATCTGTCCG
This window of the Nonomuraea africana genome carries:
- a CDS encoding IS982 family transposase — encoded protein: MTTDLNTLLTALYVKIDDWLGKAPRLGRPPKLTDAELLTLAVAQVLLGIGSEARWLRFVPRHLPGAFPYLPGQSGYNKRLRAALPLLQRAIRALALDTDLWADPVWVVDSTPVECGRSRPTTQRSDLAGWAGYGYCRSHSRWFWGLRLHLVCTPAGLPITWALATPKIDERQVLMAVLDHDPHLLATRPGLLIIADKGYVSAELDHYLAERGVRLLRPSYRNRTPRPGEQLLKPIRQLIESVNDTLKGQLDLELHGGRSPEGVGARIAQRILALTAAIWHNRATGQPVTRSLIAYDH